The window CTTCACCTGCAGGTACTTCGGGACGCGAGAACTGTGATCGACGGGGGTGGCAAACGACTCACCTAGACGTCTAGATATCATAGCTACCATCACATTGTCGCACCCGGACCCGATTGTCAAGGGCAGGAGGAACGGGCGGGGCTTTGAAATTAGGGCTGGCGCCGGCCTCCCTTACCAAAAGATGGCGATCTGGGCGAACTCACGTGGACATCTAGCCCGATGAAGCGCAACGGCAACCCTCCCCGAACTGGGAGCCCGGCAGGCAACACGACACCAATGGATTCGCATTCGCAGCGCATCCGGGCCGGCCGCACGGGCGGCCAACTACGAACACGAGCTCGAAGGTCCGTTGCCTAGCCGGTGCGCATGCCTTCCATGATGCCTTGTCTAATCGACTTGATCCATCCCCATATGGTGCACGCGAGGACACGCTCGAAAAGGCAGGCAGTGACGTAGATCAGCGCAGCCGAGGATCGAGGAGATCGCGCAGGCCATCGCCCAGCAGGTTGAAGCCGAGCACCACCAGCATGATCGCAGCACCGGGGAAGACAGCGTTCCATGGCGCGATCTCCATGAACTGGCGGCCTTCGCTGAGCATGTTGCCCCAGGACGGTGTGGGCGGCTGGGTGCCGAGGCCCAGGAAGCTCAGCGCCGACTCCGACAGGATCGCCAGGGAGAGGCTTAGCGACACCTGCACGATGATCGCCGGCATAACGTTCGGCAACAGATGTCGGGCAAGAACACGGCCCGCGCCAGCGCCCAGTGCCTGTGCGGCCTCGACAAACTCCAGGTTTTTGACGGTCAGTGTCGCCGCGCGTGCCACCCGGGCGAACTGTGGAGTGTAGACGACGCCGATGGCCAGGATCAGGTTCCGCATGGACGTGCCCGCTACCGCCATGATGGCGATAGCCAGAAGGATCGCCGGGAAGGCAAACAGGATGTCCATCAGCCGCATGGCCAGGCCATCGACCCACCGCCCCAGATAGCCGCTCAGCAGCCCGACCGTCGTACCTAAAGCCAGCGCTACCGCGACGGAAAGCACCGCCACCAGCAGCGACACCCGTGCCCCGATGATGATGCGACTGAGGATGTCCCGGCCGAACTGATCGGTCCCCAATACGTGAGCGCGGGAGGGACCCTGGAGTATCGCCTGGGTGCGCATTGCCATGGGATCATAGGGAACCAGCACTGGCGCCGCTACCGCCGTCACCACCGCGGCGGCGACAATTATCAGACCGACGGGGGTGACTCGGTTGCGC is drawn from Armatimonadota bacterium and contains these coding sequences:
- a CDS encoding ABC transporter permease, which encodes MAETGARTRLPAWQWARRLLRNRVTPVGLIIVAAAVVTAVAAPVLVPYDPMAMRTQAILQGPSRAHVLGTDQFGRDILSRIIIGARVSLLVAVLSVAVALALGTTVGLLSGYLGRWVDGLAMRLMDILFAFPAILLAIAIMAVAGTSMRNLILAIGVVYTPQFARVARAATLTVKNLEFVEAAQALGAGAGRVLARHLLPNVMPAIIVQVSLSLSLAILSESALSFLGLGTQPPTPSWGNMLSEGRQFMEIAPWNAVFPGAAIMLVVLGFNLLGDGLRDLLDPRLR